A single region of the Halorubrum depositum genome encodes:
- a CDS encoding haloacid dehalogenase type II, whose translation MSKIATETLREETEVLAFDLWDTLLDRESTLVPALSALLDDHGSDYDPEILLRRYLAMHFRDSMIDSLIPGPHTPFKEISRRALAYRLEQIGLDVPDEAVRDVIRQWKTLQPYPDVDAALDRLSEDYKLVGLSNGDPDMLDAVRPNFETELDGVVSVAEAGAYKPHRASYDLTCEALDVAPHEVVFVTAHTFDLVGAKAVGMRGAFLNRHENPYGGWIHEPDLTVPDTEALADALAPRGSAGE comes from the coding sequence ATGTCCAAAATTGCAACGGAGACGCTCCGCGAGGAGACCGAAGTGCTCGCGTTCGACCTCTGGGACACGCTGCTCGACCGCGAGTCGACGCTGGTCCCCGCGCTGAGCGCGCTGCTCGACGACCACGGGAGCGACTACGACCCCGAGATCCTGCTCCGGCGGTACCTGGCGATGCACTTCCGGGACTCGATGATCGACTCGCTGATTCCGGGGCCTCACACGCCGTTCAAGGAGATCAGCCGTCGCGCGCTCGCGTACCGGCTCGAACAGATCGGCCTCGACGTCCCCGACGAGGCGGTCCGCGACGTCATCCGCCAGTGGAAGACCCTCCAGCCGTACCCGGACGTCGACGCGGCGCTGGACCGACTGAGCGAGGACTACAAGCTGGTCGGCCTCTCGAACGGCGACCCCGACATGCTCGACGCGGTCCGTCCCAACTTCGAGACCGAACTGGACGGCGTCGTGTCGGTCGCCGAGGCGGGTGCGTACAAGCCCCACCGGGCGTCGTACGACCTGACCTGCGAGGCGCTCGACGTCGCCCCCCACGAGGTCGTCTTCGTGACCGCGCACACGTTCGACCTCGTCGGCGCGAAGGCGGTGGGCATGCGCGGCGCGTTCCTCAACAGGCACGAGAACCCGTACGGGGGGTGGATCCACGAGCCGGACCTCACCGTTCCCGACACCGAGGCGCTGGCCGACGCGCTCGCTCCCCGCGGAAGCGCGGGAGAGTAG
- a CDS encoding DUF5811 family protein: MNGNNPYAGAPGVTNAGEPAAVDLSPDQERRLRRAVAGIVSRTESYLPNSYAVGSELSVGANGPQATVAVNPPAGHPVSAGFTPDPDELEAGIADADTDEVARGLAASAAMQVMDAVGDVTPTAK, from the coding sequence ATGAACGGCAACAACCCGTACGCCGGGGCACCGGGCGTGACGAACGCGGGCGAGCCCGCGGCCGTCGACCTCTCCCCCGACCAGGAACGGCGCCTCCGGCGCGCGGTCGCCGGGATCGTCTCGCGAACCGAATCGTATCTGCCGAACAGCTACGCCGTCGGCTCCGAGCTGTCGGTCGGCGCGAACGGACCGCAGGCGACCGTCGCGGTCAACCCGCCCGCCGGCCACCCCGTCTCGGCCGGCTTCACGCCGGACCCCGACGAGCTGGAGGCCGGGATCGCCGACGCCGACACCGACGAAGTCGCCCGCGGGCTGGCCGCCAGCGCCGCGATGCAGGTGATGGACGCCGTCGGCGACGTCACGCCGACCGCGAAGTGA
- a CDS encoding M14 family metallopeptidase has translation METFERGSAGSARVAIVGGIHGDEPAGERIVRRLADELDETGAGSGCVRLIVANEPALAAGTRYTDADLNRVFPGDPDSDEYERALAPRLAAELEGMDAVLALHTSHSAPPPFAIYSDPTESVRRSVTGMPVEFVVDSGGLRSTTLDSVVPHTVSIEVGRQGSEEAVAFGYEACLAFLRAHGALDDEPPTFTETTVVAGDEEVPKGGGEPRVHFANFEAIPPGAVFAEDDVYTHRVEKEGVVPILASEHGYEEIFGIYGRVTGTMEPPASAADEPDAGGDSAEETAE, from the coding sequence ATGGAAACGTTCGAGCGCGGGTCGGCCGGCTCCGCCCGCGTCGCGATCGTCGGCGGGATCCACGGCGACGAGCCCGCCGGCGAGCGGATAGTCAGACGGCTCGCCGACGAGCTCGACGAGACGGGCGCGGGGAGCGGCTGCGTCCGACTGATCGTCGCCAACGAGCCGGCGCTGGCGGCCGGGACGCGGTACACGGACGCCGACCTGAACCGGGTCTTCCCGGGCGACCCCGACAGCGACGAGTACGAGCGGGCGCTCGCGCCGCGGCTCGCGGCCGAGCTGGAGGGGATGGACGCGGTGCTCGCGCTCCACACCTCCCACAGCGCGCCGCCGCCGTTCGCGATCTACAGCGACCCGACCGAGTCGGTGCGCCGGAGCGTGACCGGGATGCCCGTGGAGTTCGTCGTCGACTCCGGCGGCCTGCGGTCGACGACGCTCGATTCCGTCGTCCCCCACACCGTCTCGATAGAGGTCGGGCGACAGGGGAGCGAGGAGGCGGTCGCGTTCGGCTACGAGGCGTGTCTGGCGTTCCTCCGGGCGCACGGCGCGCTCGACGACGAGCCGCCGACGTTTACCGAGACGACGGTCGTCGCGGGCGACGAGGAGGTGCCGAAGGGCGGCGGAGAGCCGCGCGTCCACTTCGCGAACTTCGAGGCGATCCCGCCGGGGGCGGTGTTCGCCGAGGACGACGTGTACACCCACCGCGTCGAGAAGGAGGGGGTCGTCCCGATCCTCGCGAGCGAACACGGGTACGAGGAGATATTCGGGATCTACGGCCGCGTGACGGGGACCATGGAGCCGCCGGCGTCGGCCGCGGACGAACCGGACGCGGGAGGCGACTCGGCGGAAGAGACGGCGGAGTAG
- a CDS encoding aldo/keto reductase, with translation MNHRELGDVGAVSEVGYGSWQIGSDWGDVSEAEAVEAVEAARDAGIDFFDTADVYGDGRSEQILGDVLEDDIARGDVTVATKAGRRLDPHVADGYAEANLRRFVDRSRENLDVETLDLVQLHCPPTDVYYRPETFDALATLADEGRIADYGVSVERVEEGLKAVEYPGVESVQIIFNPFRQRPAELFLDRAAERDVGVICRVPLASGLLTGALSRDAEFPADDHRNYNRDGDAFDVGETFAGIPYETGLDAADALADRVDAVAADPTDASGDGLSLAQLSLRWILDHDAVSTVIPGSTTPAHIRANAAVSDILPLDEAAHETVREVYDELVREHVHHRW, from the coding sequence ATGAACCACCGGGAACTCGGCGACGTCGGCGCGGTCAGCGAGGTCGGCTACGGTTCGTGGCAGATCGGGAGCGACTGGGGCGACGTGAGCGAGGCCGAAGCCGTGGAGGCCGTCGAGGCCGCCCGCGACGCCGGGATCGACTTCTTCGACACCGCCGACGTGTACGGCGACGGGCGCTCGGAGCAGATCCTCGGCGACGTGCTCGAAGACGACATCGCGCGCGGCGACGTGACGGTCGCGACGAAGGCCGGCCGCCGGCTCGACCCCCACGTCGCCGACGGCTACGCCGAGGCGAACCTCCGGCGGTTCGTGGACCGGTCGCGCGAGAACCTCGACGTGGAGACGCTGGATCTGGTCCAGCTCCACTGCCCGCCGACGGACGTCTACTACCGACCGGAGACGTTCGACGCGCTCGCGACGCTCGCCGACGAGGGGCGGATCGCGGACTACGGCGTCAGCGTCGAGCGCGTCGAGGAGGGGCTCAAGGCGGTCGAGTACCCCGGCGTCGAGTCGGTCCAGATCATCTTCAACCCGTTCCGCCAGCGCCCGGCCGAACTGTTTCTCGACCGGGCCGCCGAGCGCGACGTGGGCGTGATCTGCCGAGTGCCACTCGCCTCCGGCCTGCTGACCGGCGCGCTCTCGCGGGACGCCGAGTTCCCGGCGGACGACCACCGCAACTACAACCGCGACGGCGACGCCTTCGACGTGGGCGAGACGTTCGCGGGGATCCCCTACGAGACCGGTCTCGACGCGGCCGACGCCCTCGCGGACCGCGTCGACGCGGTCGCCGCCGACCCGACCGACGCGAGCGGCGACGGCCTCTCGCTCGCGCAGCTCTCGCTCCGGTGGATCCTCGATCACGACGCCGTCTCGACGGTCATCCCGGGGTCGACGACGCCCGCGCATATCCGCGCGAACGCGGCCGTCAGCGATATTCTCCCGCTCGACGAGGCCGCCCACGAGACGGTCCGCGAGGTGTACGACGAGCTCGTCCGCGAACACGTCCACCACCGCTGGTAG
- a CDS encoding response regulator — translation MSDETTATVLAVDDEPDLAELYRVYLDSAYDVRIATGGEAAMAEMDDSVDVVLLDRRMPDMSGHEVLSAMREAGYDARVAMLTAVEPDVDIVDMPFDDYKTKPVTKEDLLTLVEVLLHRAEYDEHSQEFFALASKKAALEAAGTTGTDEYEELVERMESVRDRVDDTLDHLSARDAFVEVPGNVP, via the coding sequence ATGAGCGACGAGACGACGGCGACGGTCCTCGCGGTCGACGACGAGCCCGACCTCGCCGAGCTGTACCGGGTGTACCTCGACTCGGCGTACGACGTCCGGATCGCGACCGGCGGCGAGGCGGCGATGGCGGAGATGGACGACTCGGTCGACGTCGTCCTCCTCGACCGGCGGATGCCCGACATGTCCGGCCACGAGGTGCTCTCGGCCATGCGCGAGGCGGGCTACGACGCCCGGGTCGCGATGCTGACCGCGGTCGAGCCCGACGTCGACATCGTCGACATGCCGTTCGACGACTACAAGACGAAGCCGGTGACGAAGGAGGACCTGCTGACGCTCGTGGAGGTGCTGCTCCACCGCGCGGAGTACGACGAGCACAGCCAGGAGTTCTTCGCGCTGGCCTCGAAGAAGGCCGCGCTGGAGGCCGCCGGCACGACGGGCACCGACGAGTACGAGGAGCTCGTCGAGCGGATGGAGTCGGTCCGCGACCGCGTCGACGACACGCTCGATCACCTCTCCGCGCGCGACGCGTTCGTCGAGGTCCCGGGCAACGTCCCGTAG
- a CDS encoding IclR family transcriptional regulator codes for MSSGDGKRIRSVERSVRILERIVNEDEGGVNELARALDYSPSTVHAHLATLHDLGYLVTVDGEYAVSNRFLQFARHAQSRIEGLDVIRANVRRLADETGESAQFMIEEHGRGIYVERAEGERGAPNDTSLGKPRYLHMCASGKAILAHLPRERVTEIVDRWGLPVQTARTITDEETLFAELDAIRDEGVATNDGETVDGLTAVGAPIRSADGRVIGSISVSGPAHRISSNGEIRERYRDELIGAVEDVALNLKYL; via the coding sequence ATGAGCTCCGGGGACGGCAAGCGTATCAGATCGGTCGAGCGGTCCGTCCGCATACTCGAACGCATCGTGAACGAGGACGAAGGAGGAGTGAACGAACTCGCTCGGGCGCTCGACTACTCGCCGAGCACGGTTCACGCGCACCTCGCCACCCTTCACGACCTCGGCTACCTCGTCACGGTCGACGGGGAGTACGCCGTTTCGAACCGCTTCCTCCAGTTCGCGAGACACGCCCAGAGCCGGATCGAAGGGTTAGACGTGATCAGGGCCAACGTCAGGCGGCTAGCCGATGAAACCGGCGAGAGCGCGCAGTTCATGATCGAAGAGCACGGGCGCGGGATATACGTCGAGCGGGCGGAGGGCGAACGCGGCGCGCCGAACGACACGTCGCTCGGGAAGCCCCGGTACCTCCACATGTGCGCGTCCGGCAAGGCGATCCTCGCGCACCTGCCGCGGGAACGAGTGACCGAGATCGTCGACCGCTGGGGGCTTCCGGTACAGACGGCGCGGACGATCACGGACGAGGAAACCCTCTTCGCGGAACTGGACGCGATCAGGGACGAGGGCGTCGCGACGAACGATGGCGAGACCGTCGACGGGTTGACCGCGGTCGGCGCACCGATCCGCTCGGCCGACGGGCGAGTGATCGGTTCCATCAGCGTCTCCGGACCGGCACACCGGATCTCGTCGAACGGCGAGATCCGGGAGCGGTATCGCGACGAACTGATCGGCGCGGTCGAGGACGTCGCGCTCAACCTCAAATACCTCTGA
- a CDS encoding cobalamin-independent methionine synthase II family protein: MTANDDRIRTTHIGSLPRPPELLDLLTRRQEGEPVDDEEWDETVAAATRDVVERQAEAGIDVANNGEQSRVSFNWYVADRLSGIEGTREQELWADLQAFPSYAEETFKTDVIDLSKHPVVTGPVEYTGREEAEAELAEFRDALDAADADFEETFVTAASPSVVTATHVDDHYGDYEEYLFAVADAMAEEYETVADAGFTLQIDAPELLTVGHTAAYADEPLEEVKGATRLHVQAINEALSGIPEERVRLHTCWGSYEGPHHLDTDLSDMLPEIYEADISGLSVEQANPRHQHEYRAFAEHPVPDGWTLIPGVVDVKTNIIDHPETIADRLERVADAVPDGTPLVAAPDCGFGTQAGIGMVDSEIAWAKLAALDEGAAIATERIHG; encoded by the coding sequence ATGACGGCGAACGACGACCGGATCCGGACCACGCACATCGGCAGCCTCCCGCGACCGCCCGAGCTCCTCGACCTCCTCACGCGCCGCCAGGAGGGCGAACCCGTCGACGACGAGGAGTGGGACGAGACCGTCGCCGCGGCCACGCGCGACGTGGTCGAGCGACAGGCCGAGGCGGGGATCGACGTCGCCAACAACGGCGAGCAGTCGCGCGTCTCGTTCAACTGGTACGTCGCGGACCGCCTCAGCGGCATCGAAGGAACGCGCGAGCAGGAGCTGTGGGCCGACCTCCAGGCGTTCCCGAGCTACGCCGAGGAGACGTTCAAGACGGACGTCATCGACCTCTCGAAACACCCCGTCGTGACCGGTCCCGTCGAGTACACCGGTCGCGAAGAGGCGGAGGCGGAGCTGGCCGAGTTCCGCGACGCGCTCGACGCCGCCGACGCCGACTTCGAGGAGACGTTCGTCACGGCGGCGTCGCCGAGCGTCGTCACCGCGACCCACGTCGACGACCACTACGGCGACTACGAGGAGTACCTCTTCGCCGTCGCCGACGCGATGGCCGAGGAGTACGAGACCGTCGCCGACGCCGGCTTCACCCTCCAGATCGACGCGCCGGAGCTTCTCACCGTCGGCCACACGGCGGCGTACGCCGACGAGCCCCTCGAGGAAGTGAAGGGTGCCACGCGGCTCCACGTGCAGGCGATCAACGAGGCGCTCTCCGGGATCCCCGAGGAACGGGTCCGGCTCCACACCTGCTGGGGGAGCTACGAGGGGCCGCACCACCTCGACACGGACCTGTCGGACATGCTCCCGGAGATCTACGAGGCCGACATCTCCGGGCTCAGCGTCGAGCAGGCGAACCCCCGCCACCAGCACGAGTACCGCGCGTTCGCCGAGCACCCGGTCCCCGACGGTTGGACGCTGATCCCGGGCGTCGTCGACGTGAAGACGAACATCATCGACCACCCCGAGACGATCGCGGACCGGCTGGAGCGCGTCGCCGACGCGGTCCCCGACGGGACGCCGCTGGTCGCCGCGCCCGACTGCGGCTTCGGCACGCAGGCCGGGATCGGCATGGTCGACTCCGAGATCGCGTGGGCGAAGCTGGCGGCCCTCGACGAGGGCGCCGCGATCGCGACCGAGCGGATTCACGGCTGA
- the pan2 gene encoding proteasome-activating nucleotidase Pan2, whose product MSHSPSLPDRPRLELDPEMSETERLEAIRQHYRRILQVNEELEQRLDDAQGRRGELKADVDELKRENEVLKTSSLYIASVEEITDDGVVIKQHGNNQEVLTQAATRLDEDLRPGDRVAINDSFAVQQVLDDETDSRAQAMEVTESPDVEYDDIGGIDEQIREVREAVEDPLENPGQFEAVGVEPPSGVLLHGPPGTGKTMLAKAVANESDATFIKMAGSELVRKFIGEGSRLVRDLFELAAEREPAVIFIDEIDAVASKRTDSKTSGDAEVQRTMMQLLSEMDGFDDRGEVRIMAATNRFDMLDEAILRPGRFDRLIEVPEPDAEGRARILEIHTQDMNVAEGTDVSEVAADLEGYSGADIASLATEAGMFAIRDGRTEVTQADFEAAREKLQDAEQTEEQVINYQY is encoded by the coding sequence ATGTCTCATAGCCCCTCACTGCCCGACCGCCCCCGTCTCGAGCTCGATCCGGAGATGAGCGAGACGGAGCGGCTCGAAGCGATCCGCCAGCACTACCGGCGGATCCTGCAGGTGAACGAAGAGCTTGAGCAGCGGCTGGACGACGCGCAGGGCCGCCGCGGCGAGCTGAAGGCCGACGTCGACGAGCTGAAACGCGAGAACGAGGTGCTGAAGACCTCTTCGCTGTACATCGCGTCGGTCGAGGAGATCACCGACGACGGCGTCGTCATCAAACAGCACGGCAACAACCAGGAGGTGCTGACGCAGGCGGCCACCCGACTCGACGAGGACCTCCGCCCCGGCGACCGCGTCGCGATCAACGACTCGTTCGCGGTCCAGCAGGTGCTCGACGACGAGACCGACTCCCGCGCGCAGGCGATGGAGGTCACCGAGTCGCCGGACGTCGAGTACGACGACATCGGCGGCATCGACGAGCAGATCCGGGAGGTCCGCGAGGCCGTCGAGGACCCCTTGGAGAACCCCGGGCAGTTCGAGGCCGTCGGCGTCGAGCCGCCCAGCGGCGTCCTGCTCCACGGCCCGCCGGGCACGGGGAAGACGATGCTCGCGAAGGCCGTCGCCAACGAGTCGGACGCGACGTTCATCAAGATGGCCGGCTCCGAGCTCGTCCGGAAGTTCATCGGCGAGGGATCGCGGCTCGTCCGCGACCTGTTCGAGCTGGCCGCCGAGCGCGAGCCCGCCGTCATCTTCATCGACGAGATCGACGCCGTCGCCTCGAAGCGGACGGACTCGAAGACCTCGGGCGACGCCGAGGTCCAGCGCACGATGATGCAGCTGCTCTCCGAGATGGACGGCTTCGACGATCGCGGCGAGGTGCGGATCATGGCCGCGACGAACCGCTTCGACATGCTCGACGAGGCCATTCTGCGCCCGGGCCGGTTCGACCGCCTCATCGAGGTGCCCGAGCCCGACGCCGAGGGCCGCGCCCGCATCCTCGAGATCCACACGCAGGACATGAACGTCGCCGAGGGGACGGACGTCTCCGAGGTCGCCGCGGACCTGGAGGGGTACAGCGGGGCCGACATCGCCTCGCTGGCGACCGAGGCCGGCATGTTCGCGATCCGCGACGGCCGGACCGAGGTGACGCAGGCCGACTTCGAGGCGGCCCGCGAGAAGCTCCAAGACGCGGAACAGACCGAAGAGCAGGTCATCAACTACCAGTACTGA
- a CDS encoding aminopeptidase — protein MDARIREHAEIIADHSTGIESGDDVVIQLPAEAEDLAVALHEICGDRGANPVYLNYSKRAQRAFKRNSGEFTEPDHRLALYREADVFVIARGGSNATEDADVDPEANAAYNRAMEDVKRTRLSKTWCLTQYPTASHAQLAGMSTEAYEDFVWDAVSLDWDEQRAFQEEMVAILDDAEEVRIRSGEETDLTLDVSGSETLNDYGEANLPGGEVFTAPVRDGVDGEVHFDLPLYRYGREIDGVRLRFEDGEVVSHSAERNEDLLTGILDTDEGSRRLGELGIGMNRQIDRFTYNMLFDEKMGDTVHMAVGSAYPETVGEENEVNESAEHVDMIVDMSEDSVIEVDGEVVQRDGTFVFEDGF, from the coding sequence ATGGACGCACGCATCCGCGAGCACGCCGAGATCATCGCCGACCACTCGACCGGCATCGAGTCCGGGGACGACGTCGTCATCCAGCTCCCCGCCGAGGCCGAGGACCTCGCGGTGGCTCTCCACGAGATCTGCGGGGACCGCGGCGCCAACCCCGTCTACCTCAACTACTCGAAGCGCGCCCAGCGAGCGTTCAAGCGCAACTCGGGCGAGTTCACGGAACCGGACCACCGGCTCGCGCTGTATCGGGAGGCCGACGTCTTCGTCATCGCGCGCGGCGGCTCGAACGCCACCGAGGACGCCGACGTCGACCCCGAGGCGAACGCCGCCTACAACCGCGCGATGGAGGACGTCAAGCGCACGCGCCTCTCGAAGACGTGGTGTCTCACGCAGTACCCGACCGCGAGCCACGCCCAGCTCGCCGGGATGAGCACCGAGGCGTACGAGGACTTCGTCTGGGACGCCGTCTCCCTCGACTGGGACGAACAGCGCGCGTTCCAGGAGGAGATGGTCGCGATCCTCGACGACGCCGAGGAGGTCCGGATCCGCTCGGGCGAGGAGACTGACCTCACGCTGGACGTCTCCGGCAGCGAGACGCTCAACGACTACGGCGAGGCGAACCTCCCCGGCGGCGAGGTGTTCACGGCGCCCGTCCGCGACGGCGTCGACGGCGAGGTCCACTTCGACCTCCCGCTGTACCGCTACGGCCGCGAGATCGACGGGGTCCGCCTCCGGTTCGAGGACGGGGAGGTCGTCTCGCACTCGGCCGAGCGCAACGAGGACCTGTTGACGGGGATCCTCGACACCGACGAGGGCTCCCGACGACTCGGCGAGCTGGGCATCGGGATGAACCGCCAGATCGACCGGTTCACCTACAACATGCTGTTCGACGAGAAGATGGGCGACACGGTCCACATGGCGGTCGGATCCGCGTACCCGGAGACCGTCGGCGAGGAGAACGAGGTCAACGAGTCGGCCGAGCACGTCGACATGATCGTCGACATGAGCGAGGACTCCGTCATCGAGGTCGATGGCGAGGTCGTCCAGCGCGACGGGACGTTCGTGTTCGAGGACGGGTTCTGA
- a CDS encoding lipopolysaccharide biosynthesis protein, which translates to MVDGAGPDADDSPPGEPASDGDTDSIPDDEREALVTIAHGAVVTSGGVSGQRALTAATEFVLARGLGPTAYGVYALAWRIAQLLSRLVTFGSVPALQRYLPEYADDPPRRGVVAGLAYATTLGFGAAIAAGVWVAAPRINELTVGEAAFPGAMRAFGLLVGLLGVVMVASAIFRAVGSARGEIAFNKLLRPGVRLVAAVAALAAGYSIGGVAVGIVAATALLAAVAVPLAARVTGVVPSLRGARREARRFYDHAAPVAMSSLGKVFQNRVDVLLVGALLTATAAGVYNVVLVLIAIAWIPLMSFNQLLPPVASELYGNDRTATLNAVYGSVTRQIVTAVVPILAVLAVYGRELLGLFGDPYVAGYLPLVVYLGGVFVGSAVGATGWLLMMTDHQYARMALDWLLAVLNVGLTYAFVVRFGLVGAALGTSLAIAAQNAIQVLLLRRFEGLWPFDRTFLTPLAAGGVALLAMRGIRALVPGRAAVVFGAAVGLAAYAATLRYLGVDPRDRLVARRLAGRYRGAIARRFRR; encoded by the coding sequence GTGGTCGACGGAGCCGGCCCCGACGCCGACGACAGCCCTCCGGGCGAGCCCGCGAGCGACGGCGATACCGATTCCATCCCCGACGACGAGCGCGAGGCGCTCGTGACGATCGCTCACGGCGCGGTGGTCACCTCCGGCGGCGTCTCCGGGCAGCGGGCGCTGACGGCGGCGACCGAGTTCGTCCTCGCGCGGGGGCTCGGCCCGACGGCGTACGGCGTCTACGCGCTGGCGTGGCGGATCGCCCAGCTCCTGTCGCGGCTCGTCACCTTCGGGAGCGTGCCGGCGCTCCAGCGGTACCTCCCCGAGTACGCCGACGACCCGCCGCGGCGGGGCGTCGTCGCCGGGCTCGCGTACGCGACGACGCTGGGCTTCGGCGCCGCCATCGCCGCCGGGGTCTGGGTGGCCGCCCCGCGGATCAACGAGCTCACCGTCGGAGAAGCGGCCTTCCCGGGCGCGATGCGGGCGTTCGGGCTGCTCGTCGGGCTTCTCGGCGTCGTGATGGTCGCGTCGGCGATCTTCAGGGCGGTCGGCTCCGCCCGGGGCGAGATCGCCTTCAACAAGCTGCTCCGACCGGGAGTTCGCCTCGTCGCCGCGGTCGCGGCGCTCGCCGCGGGCTACTCGATCGGCGGTGTCGCCGTCGGCATCGTCGCCGCGACCGCGCTGCTCGCCGCGGTCGCCGTCCCGCTCGCCGCGCGGGTGACCGGGGTCGTCCCGTCGCTGCGCGGCGCCCGGCGGGAGGCGCGGCGCTTCTACGACCACGCGGCGCCGGTCGCGATGAGCAGCCTCGGCAAGGTGTTCCAGAACCGGGTCGACGTGCTGCTCGTCGGCGCGCTCCTGACCGCGACGGCGGCCGGGGTGTACAACGTCGTGCTCGTGCTGATCGCGATCGCGTGGATTCCGCTCATGTCCTTCAACCAGCTCCTCCCGCCGGTCGCCTCGGAGCTGTACGGGAACGACCGGACGGCGACGCTGAACGCGGTGTACGGCTCCGTGACCCGGCAGATCGTCACGGCGGTCGTCCCGATCCTCGCCGTCCTCGCGGTGTACGGCCGGGAGCTGCTCGGGCTGTTCGGCGACCCGTACGTCGCGGGCTACCTCCCCCTCGTCGTCTACCTCGGCGGGGTGTTCGTCGGCAGCGCCGTCGGCGCGACCGGCTGGCTCCTGATGATGACCGACCACCAGTACGCCCGGATGGCGCTCGACTGGCTCCTCGCGGTCCTCAACGTCGGGTTGACGTACGCGTTCGTCGTCCGCTTCGGGCTCGTCGGCGCCGCGCTCGGCACGTCGCTCGCGATCGCCGCCCAGAACGCGATCCAGGTGCTGCTGCTCCGGCGGTTCGAGGGGTTGTGGCCGTTCGACCGCACCTTCCTCACTCCGCTGGCGGCCGGGGGCGTGGCCCTCCTCGCGATGCGGGGGATCCGCGCGCTCGTCCCGGGTCGAGCCGCGGTCGTCTTCGGCGCCGCGGTCGGGCTCGCGGCGTACGCGGCGACGCTCCGTTACCTCGGCGTCGACCCGCGGGATCGTCTCGTCGCCCGGCGGCTTGCGGGACGGTACCGAGGAGCGATCGCGCGGCGGTTCCGCCGGTAA
- a CDS encoding pyruvoyl-dependent arginine decarboxylase: MNTIHVAGGVGVADTAMASYDAALADANLHNYNLVAVSSVVPAEATVEAVEAAPDLGPAGNRLTVVEARRTVGPDDEVDFREGGRAGAEDAESKRAPRRRPDVAAGLGWATGPGPGLFYEVTGEDPEDVRERIEAGLDAGGELRDWALPDREVRVETAASAPGRYTTAVVIAAYGESEPILSPSDA, from the coding sequence ATGAACACCATCCACGTCGCCGGCGGCGTCGGCGTCGCCGACACGGCGATGGCCTCCTACGACGCCGCGCTCGCGGACGCGAACCTCCACAACTACAACCTCGTGGCGGTCTCCTCCGTGGTCCCCGCGGAGGCGACCGTCGAGGCGGTCGAGGCGGCGCCCGACCTCGGCCCCGCCGGCAACCGGCTCACCGTGGTCGAAGCTCGCCGGACGGTCGGCCCGGACGACGAGGTGGACTTCCGCGAGGGCGGCCGCGCCGGCGCGGAGGACGCCGAGTCGAAGCGCGCCCCCCGCCGCCGCCCGGACGTGGCCGCCGGGCTCGGCTGGGCGACCGGCCCCGGCCCCGGCCTCTTCTACGAGGTGACCGGCGAGGACCCCGAAGACGTCCGCGAGCGCATCGAGGCCGGGTTGGACGCCGGCGGTGAACTGCGCGACTGGGCGCTCCCGGACCGGGAGGTGCGCGTGGAGACGGCGGCCTCGGCGCCCGGGCGGTACACGACCGCGGTCGTCATCGCGGCGTACGGCGAGTCGGAGCCGATCCTGTCGCCGTCGGACGCGTAG
- a CDS encoding amphi-Trp domain-containing protein has product MPEEVLFESESRRSREEIAAYLRTVVESLESGSGITFTRGEESVTMDPPARPTFEVKVEREGPADGPGELSVEFELEWDEDGETGGSGGELEIE; this is encoded by the coding sequence ATGCCTGAAGAAGTCCTCTTCGAGTCGGAGAGCCGCCGGAGCCGCGAGGAGATCGCCGCGTACCTCCGGACCGTGGTCGAGTCGCTGGAGTCCGGCAGCGGGATCACGTTCACGCGCGGCGAGGAGTCGGTGACGATGGACCCACCGGCCCGGCCGACGTTCGAGGTGAAGGTGGAGCGCGAGGGGCCGGCCGACGGCCCCGGCGAGCTGAGCGTCGAGTTCGAGCTGGAGTGGGACGAGGACGGCGAGACCGGCGGCTCCGGCGGGGAGTTGGAGATCGAGTAG